One genomic segment of Cinclus cinclus chromosome 31, bCinCin1.1, whole genome shotgun sequence includes these proteins:
- the LOC134055082 gene encoding Fc receptor-like protein 2 yields the protein MAGPHTWMATGSQQEDFGSSFLPGSRQPGDRWPWQRVTASAHGRGHRDGREAQTLGLAGAQTTQLLVQPPWTPAVLWDRVTLTCQGSGTAGATTWYKDWQRWGQDGRDSFLVTESGTYTCDRPGSGLSYPVLVSNEPLVLQVPAWALLEGDTVTLRCRGRPDKPVSIVRFYRDNQNLSGSMNSTEMSLSHMQLHSSGRYRCTGWVGSVVKLSAPVSVTVHELMLVLFREGPSELTEGSPLNLSCLSTPSPLRPPAPLLYSFYRDGQRVGGPQGSPHLLVPAAGVSHSGNYTCEVSSEGGTMWKISDRLGVTVRRVPPSGVSLLVQPPGGQVTLGDSLVLSCTVTMGTGPLSFSWHREGSGATQGTGPRLELRHVGDNDSGHYQCRVSDGESVAQSVPLNVTVLVPVANATITPGPPALQVRPGDPVTLRCSVQVGSAPVTFTWLYNGQELARGPLLELGDVDVGHSGTYQCMATNQLGQDGHRVFRALSPELALEVTPQGTTGHLWITAVAAGLGGSLLFLVLLVGGAVGWRRWNNMAARKQQERPLPEPPAPPEEGEVLYTHVVITEQMGASPRATTLQDPQVTYAELPATHGRPRESGDIYGNDSGSGHDTGGNRSFCKLTGTNRSRHYRRQQAEQTEAAGWVPVPCASVAVSRGQAHTLRNPRHRSP from the exons ATGGCCGGGCCCCACACCTGGATGGccactggctcccagcaggaggACTTTGGGAGCTCCTTCCTGCCTGGG AGCCGCCAGCCAGGGGacaggtggccctggcagcgagTGACAGCCAGTGCCCATGGccggggacaccgggatggCCGGGAAG cccagaccCTCGGCCTCGCTG GTGCCCAGACCACCCAGCTCCTCGTGCAGCCCCCCTGGACCCCGGCGGTGCTGTGGGACCGGGTGACACTGACCTGCCAGGGCTCGGGCACCGCCGGTGCCACCACCTGGTACAAGGACTGGCAGCGCTGGGGGCAGGATGGACGCGACAGCTTCCTTGTCACTGAGAGTGGCACCTACACGTGTGACAGACCCGGCAGTGGGCTCAGCTACCCCGTGCTGGTGTCAAATG AGccgctggtgctgcaggtgccagcatgggcactgctggagggGGACACGGTGACACTGCGCTGCCGGGGCCGGCCGGACAAGCCTGTCAGCATCGTGCGATTTTACCGGGACAACCAGAATTTGAGTGGGTCCATGAACAGCACggagatgtccctgtcccataTGCAGCTTCACAGCAGTGGTCGCTACCGCTGCACAGGCTGGGTAGGCTCAGTAGTTAAATTATCAGCACCAGTATCAGTCACAGTGCATG AACTGATGCTGGTCTTGTTTCGGGAAGGTCCCTCCGAGCTCACCGAGGGGTCCCCCCTCAatctcagctgcctcagcacccccagccccctgcgGCCCCCAGCCCCCCTCCTGTACAGCTTCTACCGGGATGGGCAGAGGGTGGGGGGCCCGCAGGGGTCCCCGCACCTCCTGGTGCCTGCTGCGGGAGTCTCCCACTCGGGGAATTACACCTGCGAGGTGAGCTCTGAAGGGGGGACCATGTGGAAGATCAGTGACCGGCTCGGCGTCACGGTGCGCA GGGTCCCACCCTCGGGAGTGTCTCTGTTGGTGCAGCCCCCTGggggacaggtgacactgggggacagcctggtgctgagctgcacagtGACCATGGGGACAGGTCCCCTGTCCTTCTCCTGGCACCGGGAGGGCTCGGGGGCAACCCAGGGCACCGGCCCCCGCCTGGAGCTGCGGCACGTTGGGGACAATGACAGCGGCCACTACCAGTGCCGGGTCAGCGACGGTGAAAGCGTGGCCCAGAGTGTCCCCCTGAATGTCACTGTCCTGG TGCCCGTGGCCAATGCCACCATCACCCCCGGTCCCCCGGCACTCCAGGTGCGCCCAGGTGACCCCGTGACCCTGCGCTGCTCGGTGCAGGTGGGCTCAGCCCCTGTCACCTTCACCTGGCTGTACAACGGCCAGGAGCTGGCCCGGGGTCCCCTCCTAGAGCTTGGGGACGTCGATGTGGGACATTCGGGCACCTACCAGTGCATGGCCAcaaaccagctgggacaggacgGGCACCGCGTCTTCCGGGcactcagcccagagctggccctggaggtgacaccacagggaacCACTGGACACCTCTGGATCACAG CAGTGGCCGCAGGGCTTGGCGggtccctcctcttcctggtGCTGCTTGTGGGTGGAGCTGTGGGCTGGCGCCGGTGGAACAACATGG Ctgccaggaagcagcaggaaag GCCCCTTCcggagcccccagcccccccagagGAGGGGGAGGTGCTGTACACCCACGTCGTGATCACCGAGCAGATGGGGG CGTCCCCCCGTGCCACCACACTCCAGGATCCCCAGGTGACCTACGCGGAGCTGCCAGCAACCCATGGGCGACCAAGGGAATCTGGGGACATCTACGGGAAT gaCTCGGGATCAGGCCACGACACAGG GGGAAATCGCTCCTTTTGCAAACTCACGGGCACCAATCGCTCCCGCCATTACCGCCGGCAGCAGGCAGAACAGAcggaggcagcaggatgggtcccagtgccctgtgccagcgTAGCAGTGTCCCGGGGCCAGGCACACACCCTGCGCAACCCCCGCCACCGCTCCCCCTGA
- the LOC134055084 gene encoding Fc receptor-like protein 2 — MAASAPKEKVKILGSRQPGDRWPWQRVTASAHGRGHRDGREAQTLGLAGAQTTQLLVQPPWTPAVLWDRVTLTCQGSGTAGATTWYKDGRRWWQDGRDSFLVTESGTYTCDRPGSGHSPPVLVSNELLVLQVPARTLLEGDTVTLRCRSWRDKPVTRVVFYKDNKYLKRSLSGKDMSLSHLQLHSSGRYSCKGSVGSRHTWSAPVTVAVHELFSVPVLEGPPELTEGSPLNLSCLSTPSPLRPPAPLLCSFYRDGQRVGGPQGSPRLLVPTVRVTHSGNYSCKVSSEEGTVWKSSAQLGVTVCRVLPTRVSLLVQPPGGQVTLGDSLVLSCTVTMGTGPLSFSWHREGSGATLGTGPRLELRHVGDNDSGHYQCWVSDGESVAQSVPLNVTVLVPVANATITPGPPALQVRPGDPVTLRCSVQVGSAPVTFTWLHNGQELARGPLLELGDVDVGHSGTYQCMATNQVGQDGHRVFRALSPELALEVTPQGTTGHLWITVALNVGRTLLYLLLLLAVIGGCHWWHHRALRKPQERLPQEPSAPPEQDAVLDPHIVCTERAGGDHEELPGPHGKHWDPSDIYENML; from the exons ATGGCGGCCTCGGCCCC gaaggagaaagtGAAAATCCTGGGG AGCCGCCAGCCAGGGGacaggtggccctggcagcgagTGACAGCCAGTGCCCATGGccggggacaccgggatggCCGGGAAG cccagaccCTCGGCCTCGCTG GTGCCCAGACCACCCAGCTCCTCGTGCAGCCCCCCTGGACCCCGGCGGTGCTGTGGGACCGGGTGACACTGACCTGCCAGGGCTCGGGCACCGCCGGTGCCACCACCTGGTACAAGGATGGGCGGCGCTGGTGGCAGGATGGACGCGACAGCTTCCTTGTCACTGAGAGTGGCACCTACACGTGTGACAGACCCGGCAGTGGGCACAGCCCCCCCGTGCTGGTGTCAAATG agctgctggtgttGCAGGTGCCAGCACGGACACTGCTGGAAGGGGACACGGTGACACTGCGCTGCCGGAGCTGGAGGGACAAGCCTGTCACCAGAGTGGTATTTTACAAGGacaataaatatttgaagagGTCTCTTAGTGGCAAAGATATGTCCCTCTCCCAtttgcagctgcacagcagcGGCCGCTACAGCTGCAAGGGCTCGGTTGGCTCAAGACACACATGGTCAGCACCAGTGACAGTCGCAGTGCACG AGCTCTTCTCGGTGCCGGTGCTGGAGGGTCCCCCCGAGCTCACCGAGGGGTCCCCCCTCAatctcagctgcctcagcacccccagccccctgcgGCCCCCAGCCCCCCTCCTCTGCAGCTTCTACCGGGACGGGCAGAGGGTGGGGGGCCCGCAGGGATCCCCGCGGCTCCTGGTGCCCACCGTGAGGGTCACCCACTCTGGGAATTACAGCTGCAAGGTGAGCTCTGAGGAGGGGACCGTGTGGAAGAGCAGTGCCCAGCTCGGCGTCACGGTGTGCA GGGTCCTGCCCACCAGAGTGTCTCTGTTGGTGCAGCCCCCTGggggacaggtgacactgggggacagcctggtgctgagctgcacgGTGACCATGGGGACAGGTCCCCTGTCCTTCTCCTGGCACCGGGAGGGCTCGGGGGCAACGCTGGGCACTGGCCCCCGCCTGGAGCTGCGACACGTTGGGGACAATGACAGCGGCCACTACCAGTGCTGGGTCAGCGACGGTGAAAGCGTGGCCCAGAGTGTCCCCCTGAATGTCACTGTCCTGG TGCCCGTGGCCAATGCCACCATCACCCCCGGTCCCCCGGCACTCCAGGTGCGCCCAGGTGACCCCGTGACCCTGCGCTGCTCGGTGCAGGTGGGCTCAGCCCCTGTCACCTTCACCTGGCTCCACAACGGCCAGGAGCTGGCCCGGGGTCCCCTCCTGGAGCTTGGGGACGTCGATGTGGGACATTCGGGCACCTACCAGTGCATGGCCACCAACCAGGTGGGACAGGACGGGCACCGCGTCTTCCGGGcactcagcccagagctggccctggaggtgacaccacagggaacCACTGGACACCTCTGGATCACAG tggCTCTGAATGTCGGCAGGACCCTCCTgtacctgctcctgctcctggctgtcatcggGGGCTGTCACTGGTGGCACCACCGGG CCCTCAGGAAGCCACAGGAAAG GCTGCCCCAGGAGCCTTCAGCCCCCCCAGAGCAGGACGCAGTGCTGGACCCCCACATTGTGTGCACTGAGAGGGCAGGGG GTGACCACGAGGAGCTGCCGGGACCCCACGGGAAACACTGGGACCCCAGTGACATCTATGAGAACATGCTGTGa
- the LOC134055085 gene encoding Fc receptor-like protein 4: MGVMDLSRQEQLGNGAPGRKELPKSSCWEPVAIQSRQPGDRWPWQRVTASAHGRGHRDGREAQTLGLAGAQTTQLLVQPPWTPAVLWDRVTLTCQGSGTAGGTTWYKDGRRWWQDGRDSFLVTESGTYTCDRPGSGFSSPVLVSNEPLVLQVPARALLEGDTVTLRCRSWSDKPITSVRFYQEVKDLSGSITSTELSLSTQQIQNRGSYRCMGWVGSEMKVSAPVSVTVHELFSVPVLEGPPKLTVGSPLNLSCLSTPSPLRPPSPLLYSFYRDGQRVGGPQVSPHLLVPAVGFSLTGNYSCEVSSEEGTVQKISARLGVTVRKVPPSGLSVSVQPPGGQVALGDSLVLSCTVAMGTGPLSFSWHREGSGATLGTGLRLELRHVGDKDSGHYQCRVSDGESVAQSVPLNVTVLVPVANATITPGPPALQVRPGDPVTLRCSVQVGSAPVTFTLHHNGQELARGPLLEIGDVDVGHSGTYQCMATNQLGQDGHRVFRALSPELALEVTPQGTTGHRGNTAVAAGLGGSLLFLVLLLGGALGWRRWNNMGGPLPEPPAPPEEGEVLYTHVVITKQTGASPRATTLQDPQVTYAELPATHGRPRESGDIYGNVL, encoded by the exons ATGGGGGTGATG GATCTGAGCCGGCAAGAGCAGCTTGGGAATGGAGCCCCAGGCAGGAAGGAGCTCCCAAAGTcctcctgctgggagccagtggCCATCCAG AGCCGCCAGCCAGGGGacaggtggccctggcagcgagTGACAGCCAGTGCCCATGGccggggacaccgggatggCCGGGAAG cccagaccCTCGGCCTCGCTG GTGCCCAGACCACCCAGCTCCTCGTGCAGCCCCCCTGGACGCCGGCGGTGCTGTGGGACCGGGTGACACTGACCTGCCAGGGCTCGGGCACCGCCGGTGGCACCACCTGGTACAAGGACGGGCGGCGCTGGTGGCAGGATGGACGCGACAGCTTCCTTGTCACCGAGAGTGGCACCTACACGTGTGACAGACCAGGCAGTGGGTTCAGCTCCCCCGTGCTGGTGTCAAATG AGccgctggtgctgcaggtgccagcacGGGCACTGCTGGAGGGGGACACGGTGACACTGCGCTGCCGGAGCTGGTCGGACAAGCCTATCACCAGCGTGAGATTTTACCAGGAAGTCAAGGATTTGAGTGGGTCCATCACAAGCACCGAGCTGTCCCTTTCCACCCAGCAGATCCAAAACCGCGGCAGCTATCGATGCATGGGCTGGGTGGGCTCAGAAATGAAAGTGTCAGCACCAGTGTCAGTGACAGTGCACG agctcttctCAGTGCCAGTGCTGGAGGGTCCCCCCAAGCTCACCGTGGGGTCCCCCCTCAatctcagctgcctcagcacccccagccccctgcgGCCCCCATCCCCCCTCCTGTACAGCTTCTACCGGGATGGCCAGAGGGTGGGGGGCCCGCAGGTGTCCCCGCACCTCCTGGTGCCCGCCGTGGGGTTCTCCCTCACGGGGAATTACAGCTGCGAGGTGAGCTCTGAAGAGGGGACCGTGCAGAAGATCAGTGCCCGGCTCGGCGTCACGGTGCGCA AGGTCCCACCCTCGGGACTGTCCGTGTCGGTGCAGCCCCCCGGAGGacaggtggcactgggggacagcctggtgctgagctgcacggtggccatggggacaggtCCCCTGTCCTTCTCCTGGCACCGGGAGGGCTCGGGGGCAACGCTGGGCACCGGCCTCCGCCTGGAACTGCGGCACGTTGGGGACAAGGACAGCGGCCACTACCAGTGCCGGGTCAGCGACGGTGAAAGCGTGGCCCAGAGTGTCCCCCTGAATGTCACTGTCCTGG TGCCCGTGGCCAATGCCACCATCACCCCCGGTCCCCCGGCACTCCAGGTGCGCCCAGGTGACCCCGTGACCCTGCGCTGCTCGGTGCAGGTGGGCTCAGCCCCTGTCACCTTCACCTTGCACCACAACGGCCAGGAGCTGGCCCGGGGCCCCCTCCTGGAGATTGGGGACGTCGATGTGGGACATTCGGGCACCTACCAGTGCATGGCCACcaaccagctgggacaggacgGGCACCGCGTGTTCCGGGcactcagcccagagctggccctggaggtgacaccacagggaacCACTGGACACCGTGGAAACA CTGCAGTGGCCGCAGGGCTTGGCGggtccctcctcttcctggtgctgctcctgggtgGAGCTTTGGGCTGGCGCCGGTGGAACAACATGGGTGG GCCCCTTCcggagcccccagcccccccagaggaaggggaggtgcTGTACACCCACGTCGTGATCACCAAGCAGACGGGGG CGTCCCCCCGTGCCACCACACTCCAGGATCCCCAGGTGACCTACGCGGAGCTGCCAGCAACCCATGGGCGACCACGGGAATCTGGGGACATCTACGGGAATGTGCTGTGA